CTCCAACATTGATTTTAACATTACTTCTTAATTTCTTTAGGGTCTTTTCGAAGCTATCTGTCCTATATCTCTCTTGTAATTGAAATCTTTCAATTATTCGTTCTAATAAGGTCCTGCTTTTTAAAACTGTCATGACCTTATTCAGATTCGACTCTAATCCAATTCCACTTGGTATTCCAAGGTTTGATAAAATTTCAATTCCCGGGATTGAAAAAGACCTCGATTTACTAATTAAAACAGTGACATCAGCTTTGTAAGTTTTAGGTAGAAGCAAACTAATGATTATCGATAACATGGTAAAACTTAAAACTATTACTATTAGAATAACTTTATTCTTCCAAAGTAAATATATTAGACCAATTAAACCGTTATTATTCCTACTCATATGTACCCCCTGATTACTTATAATATTTAGTTGCCGCTAGATATGTTAGAAATACAGACATTAAAGACGCAGTTATTTCAAGAATTGAAGACCTTTCTCCTACAAGTATATCCCGATTATTTCTTTTAACCATTATAATATCACCCCGCTCTATTAATACATTTAGTCCTTTTTCAATTTCCCCATTTTTACGAATTACCGTAACTTTATTAAGACTTCCTTTTTCTGTTACACCTCCTGCTATTCCAATATAATCATGGGCAGTTAAACCAGGTATATAGCCATATTTCCTTGGTAATTTAACATAGCCCAACACCGTAACACCTTCCATCGCTAAAATATCAACCTCATCACCAGGCTGTAATATAAAATCATCGAAATTATCTGATGAAACTTGAATTATTTCTCTTTCCGAACTGACTTTTCTTCTTATTAATACTTTTGATAGATCAGCTGTTGGTTTTACATTAACTAATCTCAATAAAAAGTCATTCAAAGTCTCATTATTTTTAACTACATAATATCCCTGGTTATACACCTCTCCCCTTACTTCAACACATTCACTATCAACACTACCAAAAGGAATAAAAATCATTTTGCATTCCTTTAGAAATGGATTGTTTTCTTGATCTCCGGTAAGCAAATACATTGTAAAATCTACAGTATCTACCTCATTATTATTATTAAATATCAATATTTCATTCTGTTTTGCCAAATTATTAAATCCACCCGCTTGATCTATTAATTCACTTAATCTAATGACTGGGGTTATAGTATATATACCTGGCTTATTGATTGCACCTAAAATTTGAACTTTAAAATTACGAATATCAGATAGAACAACAATAATCTTTGCTTCTTTATACCCATTATTTTTAATAATATCTACTACTTTTTCCACTCCATCCTTTAAGTTCATACCTGCCAACCTAAATTTTCCGACACCAGGTAAAACTATATACCCATTTGGATTAACTCTAGTTCTATAATCAAAAGAGATATCGGTTACGATCATTATATAAAATTCATCACCTGGGCCTATTATGTAATCTTCAGGATTAATAACTTTCTCTAATATAAATCTTTGTTTCAACGACACCTCGCCCATTAAGTAACCAGTAGGTTGTTCATAAATTGTACCCTTTTTACCTTCTTCCTGCATTTGCATAAAAGCAATTTGAGAAACAAAAATAAATGTTAAAAAAATTTTTAAAATTACCTTAATCATAATTCCACTCCATATTTATTTTATCACTACCACCAACCAACACAAAAATTTTTCTAAATATTAATTATTCAATTCCCTGTACTTTCTTATTTCTACAATAATATCACATCTTGTTATTATCATATTTTCCCTTTAAATAATTTTCTATATGTAAATAGTAATTTATTTTCTTCGCTTTCCCAGACAAACTCTTTTTTCATCTTTTTTATTTTATTTTTAATGTTATCATAGTTACTGTATAAATATATAATTTTGTCCGCTATATCATTACTATCTAATGGATCAACAAAAATTCCATAATTGGTAAACATTTTTTTCCAATAATCAAAATTAGATATTATAACAGGCAATCCAATACTAATATACTCATATATTTTCGTAGGTTGACTAAACTTGTTATTTCCCGTCGGATAAAATGTACATAAACCCACATTTGCCTCAACTAAATAATCATATACATTTTGAACTTTCAAATACCCTAAATATCTGACATATTTCCAACCATCTAAATTGTTGCATTCATGCTCAAACTTTTTACTCCCCCACTTCCCTACCAACCACAAAGAAAAAATTTCCTTTCCAATTTTTTTATTAGCTATGTATACAGCATTAATACATTCTTTAATCCCTCTTTTCTCATCTAGTAATCCTGTAATTATTAGTATAAAATTATTTTTATTGCTTTCATATACTTTTTCTTTTTTAGCTTTATACTTCTTTATAATGGATAGAATGGGGAAATTTTGGATGATAATCGTTTTATCTTGACTAATATTTCTAAATTTTGATTTAATATGTTCAGTAGCAACAATAACAAAATCATAAAATCTTGAAGCAAATTTTTCAAATATATCAAAAGTAATAGATAATAATTCCCTTATAATTGATAATTTTATATAATATTTTTCCTTTATAAAATTCGAATAATCTTCATGAACATCATAAATAACCTTTTTACCAACTATCTTCAAAATTAAACCAACAATTATTAATTCAGGATCATGAAAGTGATATACTTCTGCATTGATTTTTATAGCCTTTATCAATGCAATCATAGGTTTAAATAGTATTCTAAAAAAGCGATTTGGTAGTGTAGGTAATGGAATGATTTTAATTCCACCAATAATTTCTTTTCTCTCGAATGTAACAATATAATAAACATCATAACCTGCTTTATGTAAAGAACGCAACTCTTTATAAAAAATTCTAGGATCAAACAAAGAATGCACTGTACTAATATGACAAACTCTCTTCTTTTTCTTCAATATTTTTTATCCTCAATTATTTTAATATTTATGTATCTAACTCTTTATGCCCTGATAATTCCAATTACCTTCATTTTTTAAATTAAGAAAAAAATAGAACATATCAAATATTCTATTCTCACTCAAAATTTAACTATAAACTTTATTGATTGTCATAATATTCAACTGGAAATGAGGATATTTATGAAACGTCTTTCTCTAATTTTATTTACATCCTTACTATTATTTTCATGTAAAAATAATAAGGTTTCCTCTACATTTCGAAACGATATTACCATCGATGCTAAACTTGACGATTGGGAAAAATTTATTTACATCAAAGATATCAATTCCGGCTTTGCGGTCGCTAATAACGATTCATTCTTATACATTGTTCTTAAAACAAATGACCAAAAAATTGTAAGGAAAATATTAATGAATGGACTTACCGTATGGTTGAAAAGAAAAGGACTGAAATCTGCAAAATATGGCATAAAATACCCTCTTGGAATGGCACAGTCTCGTAAAGGTTATGATCAAGAAGGTTTTACTCCACCACATGGTTTCAACCGGAAAAGAAATAAGCCCAAGTTTGATATTAATAAAATGATAAAAATTACAAAAAAACAACAGACTGGAATAGAGATATGTGGACCCGAAAAAGACGACTTCATTATACTTGGTTTCGATAACAAAGATGGAATAAGAGTCTCTATTGGTACATACGAAGATCAGTTTGTGTATGAACTTCGATACCCAATTTACAACAATACTGACTACTCATCCTATTCTCTAAATATAAAACCAAGGGGTGTCATTAATTTGACGCTCGAATCCAGAGCACAATTACCAGAATTCCATAAAGGAATAAGAGGTGGGTTTAATCACCCGGGAGCTGGTTTCCCCAATAGACGGGGCGGAGTACCAATATCAACTCCTCCGGGCAGAAAGATACCAGGTGCAGATAACTCAATGTATAGAGACCTTAATTTAAAACTAAAAATCAAATTAGCAGAATCAGAATAATATCTCTTTACCAGTTATATTCAAACCCGAAGGTCCACCGATTTGATAAAGAAATATCAGAACCTGTCTTCAAATATACCCTAAATTTATCTTTGACAGAATATTCAAGTCCCAGTCCAGTCGATATGTATCTGTCAAACTCCGTTGGTGGAGTTTCTGTATACAATTCAAATCGATTAGTTTCCTCATCATCAATCTTCAGGACCCCGTTCTCCCAGTATTTTCTTATTCTATAGGGAAACAATCTTTTACCAGTCGTTTCATATTCTGTTAGACTGGAATTAAAAGATACGGAAAGTAGAAGGTTAAAATTATTGGATAACCTTAATTCCATTCCAATGGGGACATTAATATACCATTTTTTTATACTCTTTTGTAAACTCATACAATCTTTCATAATCTACCAAATTTCCAGAGTCAGAAGGTTTGTAGATCGTATAAACAGTATAGATGCTATCCGTATAAAGATACCTCTCACTGATTCTTATCTTTTCAATGTGCTTACTTAAATATATGCCGGTGAAAATCCTGATCCCATCATCAGGCATGAATATAAAAGAATTAAAAATTGAATAATTATTAGATTCCTTATTCCCATCTCCATTAAAATTACCTATGCTTTTCCTATAATTCTGGAATCTCCGTTTATGATAACTTTCATCACTATCATCATAATAATCATAGACTTTATCTGAATAAGACGTATCATCGGAAAGAAATTTCATCGAATAATCAAGCGAAGAAGATCTAAACAACAAGCCTGTTCTTATTATAAATTTTTCGTTCAGTCTGTTTTCTATATTAAAATTAAGATACCTACTTTTTCCATCAGATTCATTCGCTTTCCAGAAGTCGTAATATCTATAATTAAAGTTATAATAATCTGGATTCAAGGCATTTTCTTTCCAGGTTTTAGAAGTATCCATGGCATTTTCTGTTTGAGAAGAATTCCCGAAGATTGTCCCAGCGAAAATTCCAGTACTTATTTTTTCCGTCAATTTATAAAGAAGCCCAATCCCAAGTAACATATGCTTTCCTGATATATCCACATCAATATCATCAAGATAATAATAGTAATTATGAGGGTTCTCTTTCCAGTAAGAGTTGTACATTTCACCATCTCTATTAACACTTAGATATTCCAGTTTAAAGGCAATGCTCATTTTTGAATTCAATTCATATCCCGCTATTAATCCAGGCTGAAATCCAAATATTTCCTGCTGATTCTTTTTACCAAAAATAGCGCTGGTATCATATTTCACTTCGTTACCAAGAGATTGTAAGAAATAATCCCCCCGATCCATCTCTCCATAGCTAGGATAACCGTAAAACGCACCATAATCAAATATAGCGCGATTATAAATAAAAAGATTTAACTTATTACCAGGTGAAAACACCAATCCCAAATTATACAATGGACTCTGATCGATCAAGCCATAATAACTGTAATACAGCCATCCTGGACCATAAAAATCATCAATATCAAATCCAATTCTCGTATATAGAGGTATGTATGACCGATAATAACTATATGTGCTTCCAAAATCAAAATAGATAGAATTTTTATTAAACTTCACAATATAGACTGGATTCAAATTCAAGTCTGCAAATTTATCAACATACATTCCTAATGAGTAATCAGGATATACAAGAGACTTAACAGTTGTAAAATTATAAATTTCATATAAATACGGAACTTCAGGATATCCTGTGCTTGGTCTGGGAACATATGCAAAAGTATTCCCTATTAACAATAGAATTAAAATTTTTAATTTCCATTTCATTTTACACTCCCTCTTACTTGAATTAATTAAATTTATATGGATAACTTCGGTAAATCATGTATAAAAGATTAAAAATGATATAATCATTTATGATTAAAAATTAATTAAATTTTGCCTTGTTATTATGGTGGCATTATGTTCAATTCTTACTTTCATTTAAAATATCTAAGCGATAACCTAAACTCAAAATTCAGATCTCTTTTTGTCACATCGATTTTCACTTTTGAAAAGGGCAAACTACATATTGCAATCTCTAATGGGAATTGCATTGTGTTTTCAATAACAAATCCACTCCCATATTTAACAATTAAAGAAAAAACGCCCTATCCAAAATCAAAAGTATCTCTATTTAAAGAAATACATGGTCTGCAAATTACAGGTATAAAAATCAATATCAACGATAGACAAATAATCTTTGATTTTGAATCTAGTAACTACCTTTTACTATTTAATTGCTACGGAATAAACGGAAATGTTTTTCTTTTTTCAAAAAACTATGACTTTATCGATTCATTTAAAAAAAAAGAAAGGGAAATCCCTGTAATCAGTCAAGATTTAATACATAATTTTAAGAATCCTGAAGAAGTACTCTTGCAATATGAGGATCTAAATCAATTTATCAACCAATTTCAGGATAAACGAATAATCGACTTACTAAAAAATTACTATAATCGCAGATTTGATAAAGTATTAATCCAGGAAATCTGCTACAGATCTGGAATCGACGAAAAAAAACAGGTATCGACGTTAAAGGATATACAGATTGAAAAATTAATTAACAGTATAAAACAAATTTTCGATGAAATAAATCAAAAAAATTTCTACATATATTATGACGAATTACCCATTTTCAGCTTAATAAATCTCGAATCGAGGAAAAAAGTTGATTTCAAAATCTTCGGTAACTGTCTAAACGCAACAAATGAATATATCTCCCGATATTTTAGCGATTTTCAATTCCGTCAAGAAAAGACAAATTTAATTAAAATTCTCGAAAAATATATTTCTCTCAATGAGCGAAAACTTGTAAGACAACAAAATGATCTAAAGAATATAAAGTCTCCAGATATTTACAGGGAATGGGCAGAGACTATAATTGCAAACTATAATAGAGTAAGTGAGAAATCCGATTTTGTAATTCTTCCACGGTTAACCAATCCAGAAGAGAAAATTAAAATTCCATTAATCAAAGGATTGAGTCCTGAAGAAAATGCTAAAAAGTATTTTCAAAAGGCAAGAAATATAGAGAATTCGAAAGAAGTTTTAATTAAAGCCATTAACGAAACAGAAAATAAAATAAATAGAGCAAAGGAACTGATCGGAAAAATTGAGAAAATAAAAATATGGCGGGAATTAAAAGAATATACCAAAAAAATTAAATCAATATATCAACCCGTTGTTAGAAAGAAGGAACAGCAGGAACGATTACTCTATGTGCAAATAAACTATAAAGGATGGGAAATTTTAATAGGAAGAAGTGCAAAGGATAATGATGAACTCACTTTCAACATAGCTAAACCCAATGACTTCTGGTTCCACACTCAATATGTCCCTGGCTCGCATGTAATAATAAGAAACCCTAAAAAAGCCGATAATCTTCCTGAAGAGATAATCAAAATTGCTGCAGGACTTGCTGCATTCAATAGTAAAGACAAAAATTCAAAACTTATTCCTGTTATATATACAAAAAAGAAGTATGTATGGAAACCGAAGAAATCTGAGCCTGGAGTAGCTGCTTATAAATTTGAAAAATCTATAATGGTAGAACCAATCAATCCTCAAGCCATTCAATAAAAGCCTTCCTGAATTCTGTTAAATCAATAGATAAACCAACCCTGTGAGAATTACCCAGCTCTCTATAAATCCTGCCAAACCCAAATGCATAATTAAGTTTAATTACATTTGTATTAATTCCAGCCCCAACTGTATAGTCTCCAATATCATCCCTGCCCGCTCTAAGACTAAAATTCTTCTTTATTCCGATCTCTAACCCGAACCTCAATCTTACGTTACCAACTAATAGATAAAAAGCTTTATCATTTTCCTCTTTCCCTGCTGAGAAATCCAAACCAATAGATGGTTCAAGATATGATATAAATTTCCCGGGTTTAATCCTTATTGAAACACCTGCTAAATATGATGGTAGAATCAGTTCTTTCTCACCATCATCCCATATTATCGGAGTCGTGAAGAAGTCCTTTGCGACAAAGCCTATTTGAAACATTCCAGCATTACGCAAAATTCCAATATCAATACCTATACCCCATGCTCGGGCTCTATATAATTTTTCAAATGGAATCTTTAAAGTAACTCCATAATAAATATTTTCACTTTTCAACTTAGCGATTGAAAAATACAGGGCACCGAAAGCAGTATTAAAAAATTTCATGTTTGAGTAATCGGGTCTAAAAGAATTTTCCACACCCTGTATCTCAATAAAATTGGATATATTGTGAATGCTATCTACACCAACCCTTGTTAAGCCAATTGAATAGCTGTAACCGTTCCTGCCCGGTATCAATAAACTAACACAATCATAATTAACAATACCGGCAAATTCTTCGGTATGTGTAACCTGAAATAATATCCTTTCACTTTTTAATGCTAACGCTGGATTCCAATAAAATGCAGTAGCAGGACTTGCATTACTTATTACAGCTCCACCTAATCCAATCTCGCGAACACCCGCGCCAAACTTCAAAAACTCACCTGTATATTTCGTCTGTATCGGATATATTATATTAAACACAACTAATAGTATTGATAATATTCTACTCAAGCTTTAAAGCCCATATTTCTTTTTTAATTCATTAAGTTTGTTCAAAGCCTCCAGCGGAGTAATGGAATTTATATCTATCTCCGAGAGTTCCTTTTTAATTTTACTTTCAATTTGATTAAACAAACTGAGTTGGTCAGGATTTTTATCTAATTTCTGAAATATATCCTTTTCAGTTGGCAATACCCTTTCTTCACGAGATATATTTGATAAAATTTCATTTGCCCTTAGAGTTACCTCGACTGGGACACCAGCCATTTGTGCTACGTGAACACCATAGCTCTTATCGCATGCACCTGGAATAATCTTTCTCAAAAATATCACCTTATCACCATATTCCTTAACAGCTACATTTAAATTAATAACTCTTGGTAATATTTTTTCCAGTTCTGTCAATTCATGATAATGTGTTGCAAATAGCGTCTTCGAGCCTATCTTTTCATTGTTATGAAGATATTCGGTCACAGCCCAGGCTATAGCTATTCCATCGTATGTCGATGTCCCTCTCCCAATTTCATCAAGAAGTATTAACGATTTTGGAGTGGCATTGTTCAAAATATTTGCTGTCTCTATCATTTCCATCAGGAAGGTTGATTCACCAGCTGCGAGATTATCGCTTGCTCCTACCCGAGTAAAAATTTTATCAACTACACCGATTTCTGCGCTCTCAGCCGGAATAAATGAACCAATCTGTGCAAGTAATACTATCAGACCAACCTGGCGGAGATACGTGGATTTGCCTGCCATATTAGGACCTGTTATAATAAGTATCTGCTTTGTCTGGTTATCAATATCAAGGTCGTTTGGTATAAACTTCTCTCCAGAAGGTAGTAGAGCTTCAACAACCGGGTGTCTACCATTTTTTATAAAGATTCTGGACGAATCATTTATTACGGGTCTTGTATAATTGTTTTTTATAGCGATATAAGCAAGAGATGAGAATACATCTATCTGAGAGACTACATCTGCTATTTTAAGAATATCTTCAACATATTTTAAAATCTCCTCTCTTAAAAATTGAAATATCTCATATTCGATTTCGGATATTTTTTCCTCAGCATTGAGTAGCATTTCCTCATACTCTTTCAACTCTGGCGTAATGAACCTCTCAGCATTGACTAAAGTCTGCTTCCTTATATAATTCTCTGGCACTTTGGAAATGTGCGTCTTTGTGACCTCTATATAATATCCAAAAACTTTATTATAGGAAATTTTGAGTGAGGGTATACCGAGCCTGGCTCTTTCTTTTTCCTGCAATTCCAGAATCCAATTTTTACCATCTCTTAAAACTCTTCGATATTTATCAAGCTGTTCATTGAATCCCTCTTTGATAAATCCACCTTCATGTATACCTGTCGGTAAATCCTCGTCTTTTATAGCATCATCAAGAATTTTTATTAATTCTTTTGGAATATTTATGCCTGACAAAAGTTCTTTGAAGGTATCTACTTTTTCAAACTCTTTTAGTATTACAGGTATAAGCTTAAGAGTTTCTCTAAGCTGATAAACCTCCCTCGCAGTGGCTCTATTTGCACTTATTCTCGAGAGCAACCTTTCAAGATCAGAAAAATCTTTTAATAAATTACGAACATTTTCTCTTTTATCGGTGTTATTA
The Candidatus Neomarinimicrobiota bacterium DNA segment above includes these coding regions:
- the mutS gene encoding DNA mismatch repair protein MutS — protein: MAKEDLVSTPVMKQYREIKSRYPDAILLFRMGDFYETFEEDAKITSRILNITLTKRANGKASKVPLAGFPYHALDSYLHKLLEAGLKVAICEQVEDPKKAKGIVKREVVEVITPGTAITDRFLDTKENNYLVSIYKTQKGVGIAAIDVSTGEFYLTDSDDKSYKDTVSTLKASEIICPESDYKSIEYEFKGKVLRVAEIDDWVYSYEYAERTLKENFKTETLKGFGIEKYKLGISAAGAIIHYLHQNNQKSLEHVVKIQPLLESDYVLIDEFTKRNLEIFRTMQSGEVKGSLIWVVDQTVTASGSRLLKKWLAHPLKNPQRINSRLDKVEYFYNNTDKRENVRNLLKDFSDLERLLSRISANRATAREVYQLRETLKLIPVILKEFEKVDTFKELLSGINIPKELIKILDDAIKDEDLPTGIHEGGFIKEGFNEQLDKYRRVLRDGKNWILELQEKERARLGIPSLKISYNKVFGYYIEVTKTHISKVPENYIRKQTLVNAERFITPELKEYEEMLLNAEEKISEIEYEIFQFLREEILKYVEDILKIADVVSQIDVFSSLAYIAIKNNYTRPVINDSSRIFIKNGRHPVVEALLPSGEKFIPNDLDIDNQTKQILIITGPNMAGKSTYLRQVGLIVLLAQIGSFIPAESAEIGVVDKIFTRVGASDNLAAGESTFLMEMIETANILNNATPKSLILLDEIGRGTSTYDGIAIAWAVTEYLHNNEKIGSKTLFATHYHELTELEKILPRVINLNVAVKEYGDKVIFLRKIIPGACDKSYGVHVAQMAGVPVEVTLRANEILSNISREERVLPTEKDIFQKLDKNPDQLSLFNQIESKIKKELSEIDINSITPLEALNKLNELKKKYGL
- a CDS encoding glycosyltransferase produces the protein MKKKKRVCHISTVHSLFDPRIFYKELRSLHKAGYDVYYIVTFERKEIIGGIKIIPLPTLPNRFFRILFKPMIALIKAIKINAEVYHFHDPELIIVGLILKIVGKKVIYDVHEDYSNFIKEKYYIKLSIIRELLSITFDIFEKFASRFYDFVIVATEHIKSKFRNISQDKTIIIQNFPILSIIKKYKAKKEKVYESNKNNFILIITGLLDEKRGIKECINAVYIANKKIGKEIFSLWLVGKWGSKKFEHECNNLDGWKYVRYLGYLKVQNVYDYLVEANVGLCTFYPTGNNKFSQPTKIYEYISIGLPVIISNFDYWKKMFTNYGIFVDPLDSNDIADKIIYLYSNYDNIKNKIKKMKKEFVWESEENKLLFTYRKLFKGKI
- a CDS encoding SLBB domain-containing protein, which gives rise to MIKVILKIFLTFIFVSQIAFMQMQEEGKKGTIYEQPTGYLMGEVSLKQRFILEKVINPEDYIIGPGDEFYIMIVTDISFDYRTRVNPNGYIVLPGVGKFRLAGMNLKDGVEKVVDIIKNNGYKEAKIIVVLSDIRNFKVQILGAINKPGIYTITPVIRLSELIDQAGGFNNLAKQNEILIFNNNNEVDTVDFTMYLLTGDQENNPFLKECKMIFIPFGSVDSECVEVRGEVYNQGYYVVKNNETLNDFLLRLVNVKPTADLSKVLIRRKVSSEREIIQVSSDNFDDFILQPGDEVDILAMEGVTVLGYVKLPRKYGYIPGLTAHDYIGIAGGVTEKGSLNKVTVIRKNGEIEKGLNVLIERGDIIMVKRNNRDILVGERSSILEITASLMSVFLTYLAATKYYK
- a CDS encoding DUF814 domain-containing protein, translating into MFNSYFHLKYLSDNLNSKFRSLFVTSIFTFEKGKLHIAISNGNCIVFSITNPLPYLTIKEKTPYPKSKVSLFKEIHGLQITGIKININDRQIIFDFESSNYLLLFNCYGINGNVFLFSKNYDFIDSFKKKEREIPVISQDLIHNFKNPEEVLLQYEDLNQFINQFQDKRIIDLLKNYYNRRFDKVLIQEICYRSGIDEKKQVSTLKDIQIEKLINSIKQIFDEINQKNFYIYYDELPIFSLINLESRKKVDFKIFGNCLNATNEYISRYFSDFQFRQEKTNLIKILEKYISLNERKLVRQQNDLKNIKSPDIYREWAETIIANYNRVSEKSDFVILPRLTNPEEKIKIPLIKGLSPEENAKKYFQKARNIENSKEVLIKAINETENKINRAKELIGKIEKIKIWRELKEYTKKIKSIYQPVVRKKEQQERLLYVQINYKGWEILIGRSAKDNDELTFNIAKPNDFWFHTQYVPGSHVIIRNPKKADNLPEEIIKIAAGLAAFNSKDKNSKLIPVIYTKKKYVWKPKKSEPGVAAYKFEKSIMVEPINPQAIQ